A single window of Onychomys torridus chromosome 8, mOncTor1.1, whole genome shotgun sequence DNA harbors:
- the Znf263 gene encoding zinc finger protein 263, translating into MAAGPGSQEPEGLLIVKLEEDSTWSHEVPPPDPDSSPEASHLRFRRFRFQEASGPREALSQLQELCHGWLRPELRTKEQILELLVLEQFLTILPQEIQSRVQELRPESGEEAVTLVERMQRELGKLRQQVTNQGRGAEVLLEEPLPLETAGESPSFKLEPMETERSPGPRLQELLDPSPQRDPQAVKERALSAPWLSLFPPEGNMEDKDMTGSQLSENLEDMAMYISQEWGHQDPSKRALSRDMVQDSYENVGTLESCIPGQEVLSTQAEQGGKPWDPNVLSCKGGGSPREPVPGVEKFENPERSVESVSPESTHPPVLMPGQARREMPWSPEQGRADDREEGHWECPPEDKVEESLVGTTSCRGLAQPKEQPKKLHLCPLCGKNFSNNSNVIRHQRIHAAEKLCMDVECGEVFGGHPHFLSLHRTHVGEEAHKCLECGKCFSQNTHLTRHQRTHTGEKPYQCSVCGKSFSCNSNLHRHQRTHTGEKPYKCPECGEIFAHSSNLLRHQRIHTGERPYRCIECGKSFSRSSHLVIHERTHEKERLDPLPECGQGVDGSAPLLTNHGAHRVEKKLFECSTCGKSFRQGMHLTRHQRTHTGEKPYKCTLCGENFSHRSNLIRHQRIHTGEKPYTCHECGDSFSHSSNRIRHLRTHTGERPYKCSECGESFARSSRLTSHQGTHTG; encoded by the exons ATGGCTGCTGGTCCGGGCTCCCAGGAGCCGGAAGGGCTCCTGATAGTGAAACTGGAGGAGGACAGCACCTGGAGCCACGAGGTACCCCCGCCGGACCCAGACTCCAGCCCGGAGGCCTCCCACCTGCGTTTTCGACGGTTCCGCTTTCAAGAGGCCTCTGGTCCCCGAGAGGCCCTTAGCCAGCTTCAGGAGCTTTGCCATGGGTGGCTACGGCCGGAGTTGCGCACCAAGGAGCAGATACTGGAGCTATTGGTGCTGGAGCAGTTCTTGACTATCCTTCCCCAAGAGATTCAGAGCAGGGTGCAGGAGTTGCGCCCAGAGAGTGGCGAAGAAGCAGTAACCCTTGTGGAGCGTATGCAGAGagaacttgggaaactgaggcaacag GTCACAAACCAAGGGCGGGGAGCAGAAGTACTTTTGGAGGAGCCTTTGCCACTGGAGACAGCAGGAGAGTCACCGAGCTTCAAGCTGGAGCCAATGGAGACTGAGCGAAGCCCTGGCCCCAGGCTGCAGGAGCTGCTAGACCCCAGCCCCCAAAGGGACCCCCAGGCTGTAAAGGAGAGGG CATTATCTGCtccctggctctctctctttcctcctgaaGGGAACATGGAAGATAAGGATATGACTGGGTCCCAG TTGTCCGAGAACTTGGAAGACATGGCAATGTATATCTCTCAGGAGTGGGGCCATCAGGATCCTAGTAAGAGAGCTCTCTCAAGGGACATGGTACAAGATAGTTATGAGAATGTGGGCACACTAG AGTCTTGCATTCCCGGTCAGGAGGTCTTAAGCACCCAGGCGGAACAAGGAGGGAAGCCGTGGGACCCTAATGTGCTGAGCTGCAAGGGAGGCGGGAGCCCCAGAGAGCCAGTTCCAG gGGTAGAAAAGTTTGAGAACCCGGAAAGAAGTGTTGAGTCTGTTTCTCCTGAAAGTACCCATCCTCCGGTACTGATGCCTGGCCAGGCCAGAAGGGAGATGCCCTGGAGTCCTGAGCAGGGAAGGGCTGATGACAGAGAAGAAGGACACTGGGAATGTCCCCCCGAGGACAAAGTAGAGGAGTCGTTAGTGGGAACCACAAGCTGTAGAGGACTGGCCCAACCAAAGGAACAGCCCAAGAAGCTCCATCTGTGTCCCTTGTGTGGCAAGAATTTTTCTAATAACTCAAACGTAATCAGGCACCAGAGAATACATGCAGCAGAAAAACTGTGTATGGATGTAGAGTGTGGGGAAGTCTTTGGTGGGCACCCACATTTTCTGTCACTGCATAGAACACATGTTGGGGAGGAAGCCCATAAGTGCCTTGAATGTGGGAAATGCTTCAGTCAAAATACCCACCTCACCCGCCATCAGCGCACCCACACGGGTGAAAAGCCCTATCAGTGCAGTGTTTGTGGAAAAAGCTTCTCCTGTAACTCcaacctccacagacaccagaggACACACACGGGGGAGAAGCCTTACAAGTGCCCTGAGTGTGGGGAGATCTTTGCTCACAGCTCCAACCTGCTGCGGCACCAGAGGATCCACACTGGAGAGAGGCCCTACCGGTGTATCGAGTGTGGAAAGAGTTTCTCTCGAAGCTCACATCTTGTTATTCATGAAAGAACCCATGAGAAAGAGAGACTCGACCCTCTCCCTGAGTGTGGACAGGGAGTGGACGGCAGTGCCCCCCTTCTTACAAACCATGGAGCCCACAGAGTGGAGAAGAAACTCTTTGAATGTTCAACTTGTGGGAAAAGTTTCCGGCAGGGCATGCACCTTACCAGacaccagagaacacacacaggagaaaaaccatATAAGTGTACCCTTTGTGGGGAAAACTTCTCTCATAGATCCAACTTAATCAGGCACCAGAGAATTCACACAGGAGAAAAACCCTACACCTGTCATGAGTGTGGAGACAGCTTCTCCCACAGTTCTAACCGGATTCGCCACCTGAGAACCCATACAGGAGAAAGACCATATAAATGTTCTGAATGTGGAGAAAGCTTCGCTCGGAGCTCACGCCTTACAAGTCATCAGGGAACTCACACTGGCTAG